CCTCGTGTAAGACCACCCAAAGATCCCCGCTCCCTGCTACATATGCCTTCAGTGGAACCCACACCCTCCTCACATCTGCCAGTCAGAGTCCCTGCAGGTGTGCCTTTGGGAGGCATGGGCATTGGAATAAAACTGCCTGGTAGGTCACTTAATGTACAGCATATGGAAAGCCACTACCCTGAGTTTTTCTATTGTAAATGATGTCacccatttttgttttttagggCTTGGTGCaggttttcctgttttaaaaaagacaagGCCTGTGGTGAAAGGAGAAACAAGCTCAGAAACCCCCTCACAGGTATTATTGTCTTTGAAAAtcacttttctctgttgttgagTGTATACATGATTAAAATTATGTCACTATATCAACAGGAACCTGAGACAAAGCCAGAGGAGAAGAGTGGCACTCCCAGAGAAGATGAAGTGCAACACAAACCTAAATGGATGCCACCAAGACAACCAGGGTAAAGAAATGGAGAATAAAAATCATCTATTGACATTATTATAGTATCAGCACAAAAGAGGCATATTGTCttcagacattttctgatttGTATTTTCAAATTTCTCCCTAGATTTGGAAATCCACTTATGTCTGAGCTGAAGTCCAAACTGAGGAAACCCACACAAGAGTGATAAAAAATGAACTGTAATGCTTTGTGTCAATATCTGAATTTAATATACAAATAGCTTTATTTTTTGGTGTATTTATCAAATTGAATACAGAGATGAGTTGTCGTTCATGTCAATTACTTTTTATGTTTAAGTTTTGTAATAAAgatttactgaaaaataaactttttctttcttatacATAGTATAAAAGGTGGTAGTACTTTGCTTTGTTCAGTTGTCAGCATGCCATGTCAGTCATTATAGCCTCAAATGTCAATTAGTTAAACAACgcaccaaaacaaaagaaaacacacaaaaacacaattgtGACCGTGAATGTCATCTGTTTAGGGATCAccaaacacaaaagacaaaaaactaaGTGAGATCTGATAGTATGAAGAGAGATCAATATTATCTTGGGCCTACAATTTTAGGTGTACTAATAGTAGTCTCATTATGCAGAGAGACTTATCAATATGTCATTGTTCCGTATCTCATTTTCCAAATTCGGCCTATGGGCTGCAAAGGGAAGTGGTACAGTGGAAACACTGGCTGTGTTCatgactgattgactgattgttGGTGGAATCTCTGAAACCACGTAGATTCGTGTCATAATGCTGCACAGATTATTAATtaaggcaaatttgtgatttgtgaaaCTGGGCCATATAATTAAAATTCAACTTGGTCTAACAGAGGACAGAAATTACTTTTATCGATACAGTAGATGGCAGTGTTGTACCATCGTGTGGACGCATGGACATTAGTCATTCTTTAAACACACGAAGAAGAAGCGttcagctgtgattggttggAATTATCCAGTGAGCGTGAAGAAAGCTGCCATTTGAACCAGAGCGGCGCTCCCATGGGCAGGTTGTGATTTCTTGAacatttcactgttattttGACATTAAGTTGACGTTAGCGGATAAATGTTTCTCTCATCACACTCGTGTTTCAAATAGACCACTTCAAACATTTTCACGGACATAAACACCCACCAAGAAGTGCCCGCTGAGATAGGTAAGTCAAAGTTGTTTCCAAACTATCAACTGACATTAACGTTACcaagctagcattagctaaaCATCGATACTGAAACCTCTTAACATAAAACTTGACAAAACAACATCCGTCTGTGTTTTCCCCGAAACTGTCATTTTGTGTATATTACGTGCACCGTCTGTGACCCTTGTGCTGGCTGAAGTTATTGTATCTAGCCGAGGTTACATGTTTTCGACCGAGCTAAATTGACATTAAGTGTATGCTCGTAAAAAGTATTAgccaaacagctgcagaggTACACAACGTCAACAACAACATGGGTTCTTTGATCACAATTGTATTGTCATGGCTAAATAACTTGAAACAAGTGGATGACACAAGCGTGTACCCACTTGTTATTTTTCTAACAAGTCTGTCTATATAGTGTTTTAAAAGTCTGTGCAAAACATAAACCAGTTTTAAAGCTATTTCTGTCTGAGAAGTATAATAATTATGGCATATTAGTTCAGTATAAATGAATACAATCTAGAAGTATAAAGGTAACTATATCTTGCTTTAATTAAATCCTTTAATTCACAGTTTGCAGACACAGAAAGTCTGAGAAGACACCTGAAAAAGTATGTGTCAAGAAGTCTGAGGATTGTGCCCCATCTCTAAAAAAAATCCTTACTTTCCTTTTGTGAGAGCAAAAGATAAATTGTATAACATGGCTAATGAGACAACAGTACAATCCTCATGTATTGAGGAAAATCCAGAGGTTGACGAATGTCGTGAAAATATTCCACCCGGagacactgctgcagctgggacTTCAAAGCTTAAGATCCAAGTAGGAGATGTGGATGGATATTCCTCTGCACAGCCAAATGTAGAAAATAAGCCTCTCTCTGATACCTGCACCTTTTCAACTCCAGCTCCAGCTAGCAGCAATGGTGGAGTCAAGGCAAAGTCACGGATCTCTGGTCTCCAGTCTGCTCTAACACCtattttaaaatacttaaacATTGGCAATAAACGTCCATCTCCAGAGCCCTTAAAACATGGAAAGAATCCTCATTACAGTGCTTCCACATCAGATTTCTCCATTTCTGGGCAATCATTGGGTGATAAGGATGCTCCTGTGTGCTGGCTGCAAGATGAATACTTGCCAGAAATTACTCTCCTTGATTTAACCTGTGATTCCACAATGCAGATGACTAGAAATGATTCAGCTCTTCCTGACAGCACGCCTGCAACTCCTGTAACTGCTAGGCCTGTGAAGAGCACATTTTCCACTCTCCAGCCCTCCCAGTTGAGTTCCTCCTCTGATATAAACACTACAGCTCAAAAATCCTGCCCTCTGAATAATACAGTGAATCCTCTCCCgtcagacagagaggctgcagatCAGGATAGTTCAGTCTCTAAGAGCACTTCTCAAATTTCCCTTGGTATGAATCAGAGTAGTCCAGCTGGTGATGCATGTGATGTGCAGAGCACCATTTTTGATAGCTCTTCTATTCAAAAATCCATTGGCAGTACTATTTTAGGGAAAGCCAGTGATCCAGCTCTTAGTCTCCAAAATGACACTTTTGATAGTAAACCTTCTTGCAAACAGAATGGCACAATAAATGCACTTAAAAGCAAAGTCCACCCTCCTATAATGTCAAAACATAATGTAACAACTGGTACAGACCCTAGTGCAGAGATGGATGACATCCCAGAGAGCATGTTTGCTCCTGAGCGCTGGCTGGATGACCGATATTTCCCAGAAATTACTCTCCTTGATGTTACACGTGATTCAGAGccatcaccagcagcagaaaaatcCTCTGCAGAGGTCACGCATAATATTCCACCAGTGGATATTGTGAAAAACACTAGGCCTTTGTCAGAGCTCAGTGAAAAAATTGTGGCAGAGCCTGGCAAATTGGACAAGAGTGAAGAATGTACTGAAGAAAGCACTCTGACTTCCAGTGTCACCCACACCACCAGCTCCATTGGTGAACAATCTGATAACTGTGTGAGGGAAAACATCATGAAAGCTTCATTGGAGGGAACTCGGGATATATCTATGGGCAGCATTTTGGAAAACAGTGGGTCTTCACCAGAGCCCAGTGGCCAAAACATGGTGAATAGTCAAACATCAGCTGAGGACACACTTGGAACACATCCTGCTAATGTCACTCGCGACATGAGCTCCTCCAGTGACATATCTGTCCAGTGTGCTACATCACAGATCTCCTCCTCTGATGTGCAGTGTAACActaattcaaaaaatgtcacctCTGAGCTTAATGTTAAACCTGTGGAGACCTCTAATGCTGTGGGTGCTAACAGCGAAGAGCTACTTATTAGCCATGATGCTGAGTTGACAGGCCAAATGTCACAACAAAGTCCCAAAACCACTCAGTCTGCGAACGGCACATTTTCCATTGTCCAGCTGTCCAACCTGAGCACCACCTCTGATTTAAATACAACTGCTCAAATATCCTGCCCTCAGAATAAGACTCTGGATCTTCCCTCATCTAATGTAAACAGTCCCAAAGCAGAGAGTGAGGCTACAGTTCAGGTTAGCACAGACCTTAAGAGCACACCTAAAACTTCTCTTGGTAAGAATCAAGATTGCTCATCTGTAAAGGCAAGTGGTCCATGTGATGTGCAGAATGGCACTTTTGATGGGCATTCTCCTCAAAAATCTAGTGTTGGTGTTAATGCAGGTGAAGCCGGTGCTGCAACCTTTTGCCTCCAGAACAACACTTTTGATAGCAAACCTGCTTCTGAACAGAA
Above is a window of Lates calcarifer isolate ASB-BC8 linkage group LG23, TLL_Latcal_v3, whole genome shotgun sequence DNA encoding:
- the si:ch211-136m16.8 gene encoding uncharacterized protein si:ch211-136m16.8 translates to MSAGSEDNTCAEPEKLLRLPSLDKPQPRWLEDIAESLLELDEAEVAEQLTTTSEDQIELDRSALDFTAQRSRIAVKNPRVRPPKDPRSLLHMPSVEPTPSSHLPVRVPAGVPLGGMGIGIKLPGLGAGFPVLKKTRPVVKGETSSETPSQEPETKPEEKSGTPREDEVQHKPKWMPPRQPGFGNPLMSELKSKLRKPTQE
- the LOC108884462 gene encoding mucin-5AC, which produces MANETTVQSSCIEENPEVDECRENIPPGDTAAAGTSKLKIQVGDVDGYSSAQPNVENKPLSDTCTFSTPAPASSNGGVKAKSRISGLQSALTPILKYLNIGNKRPSPEPLKHGKNPHYSASTSDFSISGQSLGDKDAPVCWLQDEYLPEITLLDLTCDSTMQMTRNDSALPDSTPATPVTARPVKSTFSTLQPSQLSSSSDINTTAQKSCPLNNTVNPLPSDREAADQDSSVSKSTSQISLGMNQSSPAGDACDVQSTIFDSSSIQKSIGSTILGKASDPALSLQNDTFDSKPSCKQNGTINALKSKVHPPIMSKHNVTTGTDPSAEMDDIPESMFAPERWLDDRYFPEITLLDVTRDSEPSPAAEKSSAEVTHNIPPVDIVKNTRPLSELSEKIVAEPGKLDKSEECTEESTLTSSVTHTTSSIGEQSDNCVRENIMKASLEGTRDISMGSILENSGSSPEPSGQNMVNSQTSAEDTLGTHPANVTRDMSSSSDISVQCATSQISSSDVQCNTNSKNVTSELNVKPVETSNAVGANSEELLISHDAELTGQMSQQSPKTTQSANGTFSIVQLSNLSTTSDLNTTAQISCPQNKTLDLPSSNVNSPKAESEATVQVSTDLKSTPKTSLGKNQDCSSVKASGPCDVQNGTFDGHSPQKSSVGVNAGEAGAATFCLQNNTFDSKPASEQNGTITLSEPSSGESHQNTMDKPSPSKVCNPSTILKDGNSEVHTSELSKQNATTTSTDPSVKVADTPESTFEVNPAVEVASGAGACETKDPSQSSPPVTDDLSDTLGHQSMHTENNNANTFNLDETLDLRVESLVTSTPMTSCKVLHFSIEHEEGKTTAAQKKLYEGGSTKLIGQVPSDVPSNIISDRKTFFTQPAAKSLLPPLKAASQLLKYKPASALPGRCELSASGLPMTRQRTQAEVLRNAAASDAAQGTTGISSSYNLRATTTGSRQPNSGLPKPQPSGIPSGIQRTTLGLRPPSARSNAPASSIIDKQRGPTATNPVTKAPQAKKHTLTRAEALPTAKRKKTDAPLPLSGSEASSSSSDAVNKAKNLKAPTTGQRALPAKTQRDDAAVPVSTAETSTSCNAASRARALKQPASSHRALLVKPQGHGCAKCVALEEQLKIKSEEIRRLKEELLKYSKQGEEC